A genomic window from Rhizobium sp. EC-SD404 includes:
- a CDS encoding TrbC/VirB2 family protein, with the protein MSVVALGFLFAADPAHAAGSGMPWEAPLQSILESIEGPVAKIVAVIIIIVTGLTLAFGDTSGGFRRLVQIVFGLSIAFAASSFFLSFFSFGGGALV; encoded by the coding sequence GTGTCGGTCGTTGCCCTCGGCTTCCTCTTCGCCGCCGATCCCGCCCATGCCGCCGGTTCCGGAATGCCCTGGGAAGCGCCTCTGCAATCGATCCTGGAATCGATCGAGGGGCCGGTGGCCAAGATCGTCGCGGTGATTATCATCATCGTCACCGGCCTGACGCTCGCCTTCGGCGACACGTCCGGCGGCTTCCGCCGCCTGGTGCAGATCGTCTTCGGTCTGTCGATAGCCTTCGCGGCGTCGAGCTTCTTCCTGTCCTTCTTTTCCTTCGGCGGCGGAGCGCTGGTCTGA
- a CDS encoding VirB3 family type IV secretion system protein — translation MDGADIPGFTAPVHRALTEPILLGGAPRTWAIANGTLAAAVGLGLRLWAVGLVVWLVGHLLAVWAAKHDAQIVDVARRHLRFPTWFGV, via the coding sequence ATGGACGGGGCGGACATTCCCGGCTTCACCGCGCCGGTCCACCGCGCGCTCACCGAACCGATCCTTCTCGGAGGCGCGCCGCGCACCTGGGCGATCGCCAACGGCACGCTCGCCGCCGCGGTCGGCCTCGGGCTTCGCCTCTGGGCGGTCGGACTCGTGGTCTGGCTGGTCGGCCATCTCCTCGCGGTCTGGGCCGCGAAGCACGACGCGCAGATCGTCGATGTCGCGCGGCGGCATCTGCGCTTCCCGACATGGTTCGGAGTGTAA